Part of the Emys orbicularis isolate rEmyOrb1 chromosome 10, rEmyOrb1.hap1, whole genome shotgun sequence genome is shown below.
TAACGACCACATGGGAACAGGCCCTGTCTCACAGCTCTCCAGAAAACCACCCCTCCAAACCCCATGCTGGGGCATTGCCTGCTCCAGGCCTGACTCAGAGCCAGCTACTAAATGGGCAGCACTATTGTCTGCACAGGTCACCTATCCAAGCCATGCACATAATGATATGGCTGAGCGGGGGGATCTGACAGACTCCAGGCCATGGCAGTGTGGCCGCACGTCATGGGGAGGTAAAGCCTGAAGAATTAAATTGAGAATCCCCCGTAAGAAGGGATTTTGTGAGACACAGAACAGGCCCTGAAGTCAGAGTGTCTGGCCTCCTGATTCATGGTGAGGATCCACCTCCAAGACAGCAGCCACTTCTAACAAGAAGAAAGAGCAACAGGACCCGAACCAGAAGCGGTGGAAGTTCTAAGGTTAAAGCTACAACTCGTAACTGGGGCTGCAGATCCTCAGGCGCTACAGGGCGAGCACTGAACCCCGAGTTCTATGTGATGAGCTGGAACATTTCTGTGCACGTGCGTGAGCCTTCTCCACCCTCCTCACCTGCTTCCGATGCTGAAGAGCCTCTAGCACCGTCCGagccttctcaaagggagggatCTTTAACCTAGGAGAGTCCATCTGTTACGTGAGGACCCCAACACAAATGCCAGCCAATGCAAATGGAGTCCCGGCctaagggaggggaggaagattgCTGACACAGTGGGTGGAAGCATTGGCTTTTCACCTCTGAAGAGCTGGATGTAATCTACACAGTAAAACATTGGTGCATTCAGACTATGGCACGTGAGCAGGGTGTAATTCAGCTCCCCAGGCAAGGTCCCAGACTGAAAGTGTCACCGCAGGCCAAATCTGAGATGCCCAGCGTATATAGGgcactcaggaaaaaaaataaaggtcaGGGCTGCGTTGGTAGCGAGTGCAGTGCAGGAACTGCAAAGTGCTCAAAGCTGAGGTGCACTGGCAGTGCTGTCAGTAGGTGCTTAGCGCTGGAATGGATATGGGCCGGCTGCATTTCAGCAAGGGAAATGGGTGGCCTCTCAACAGTTTGGACCCTTACATGGTGCTGGTCTCGTAGCTACAGGGATGGGAATCACAAGGTCTGGCTGTCTACTTACTATGTAAAAGGGACCCTATACATACATGAGCACCTCATGCTtcctaatgaatttatcctcccaACCCCTAAGGCAGTGCTAATATCTCCATTGTACGGatagggaagctgaggcacagagaggctgtggGCTTGTCTCCATAGGGAGTTCAGACCAGTTAACTGAAGCTGTGAAGTTAAGGCACATCAGTGAAAGTGCATCATAAACCCCCATTTGGAGAGgctcattcagaagtaaagtgcTCTTAGTTTGCTGTAGCTGAATCCTCCTCAGGGGGTTAATGCACTCGAAGTCCCGCACATTAACTTCACAGCTTTAGTTATTTCATCTGAACTTTCCTCAGCGTCCCTGCGTAAACAAGGCCTGGCTTGAGCCTGGGGTGGAATAGGATATTGGACCCACATCTCCATCGGGCCAGGCCTCCTCCTCTCCGCTCTTCGCCCTGCTCACCTGTAGAGAATCTCGGCTCGGAGGTAGTTGCCAATCCCATTGAAAAACTTCTGATTTAACAGGGCTTCGCAGATGGGCTTGTTGAAAGCCTTGTCAGACAGGTTCCTCAGCACGTTCTCCCTGGAAGACAGCAGGGCCGGTCAgctagggaggagggggtggggaaacgACCACCTCACTCAGCCTGTGATGTGCTTCCAACACAGTAACCAACATGGGAGGTGGGGTTGTTCTCCAGTGGGGTTTTCTGCTGCAGAAGGGTCTGCCTCCAGACACAAGCAGGGAGAAGTGAAACTAAAAATGATGGAGGTTATGGTCTAGCGGGCACAAGTGAAACCTTGGGGGATGGTTCTTATAGCAAGACTGTAAATATAGATGCAGACAGTCTGTGTAGTAGAGAGGAGGGGGCAGCATTAGACATCAAGAGGTGTTACAATAAAACAGGTAACGATAAAGGTAGCGGCGAAACCCTTTGGGTAAATGTACAGGGATGACCCGCTGTTTCCTTAGCAGGAGCAGCGCACGGACTTGCAGTTCCAGTGCTGTAAGCTACTTGAATTCAGCCCCGTAGGGAACGGGTTCCCGGAATGCAGCAATTATCAAGGTATTTGATTGCAGGGAAGCAAATTAAGAAATTGAGTGTGATAAGAGGAAGCATTAAAGACCCACCACAGCACAAAGAAGGCTGGAGGAACAGCAAGAGACATCGCCATTAAGGCATTGAAGGCAGTCTAAGAGTCCTCCGAAACTGACGAATACAAAGAACAAGAAGGAGCCTTTGAAGAGTGGCTTTATGAAGGCCTGCTCTAAGATCTTGACATAGAAGAGCAAAGAGATAAGGGAACACCAACATGTACAGTCAGGTGAGGCTTGCAGTGGAGAGACAAGGATTCAAGGAATGCTGCCAAAGGGAAATAAATATAAGTGGCCATGCAGAAATGCACTGAAGAGGGAGTAGCTCATTCATCAAAGAGGGGGGGGATGAAATGAACAAAGACTCAATGCCTGAGACTCTGGAATCCTTTTATGCAATCTGCCTTTGACAAGGTGCTCAGGGAATTAACCAACAAACTCACCAAGCCTCTGATGACTGAATGGGATACAATTAGGGAAAGGAAGATTTGAGAATATGAGGGGGGAAAAGATTGGAAGGGAAGCGGTGGAAATCCCAATGTTCAGCAAATTCAAAACTAACCCTGAAAATCCACTAATGAACATACCACATGGTACCTGGACAGGCAGGCATGCGTGTGTGCATCAGACAACCCAATGACCCCTTTCAATCTCCAACCTCTGTCAGTCGGTGATACGCCCTTCAACTATGAATTCTACCTGTGAAATACAAAGTAGGCACTTTGGCCCACAACCTCTAAGGTATTTAGGCTCTTCCAGCATAAGTTAGGACCCTCAATATCTTTGGGGACCTGGCCCTTTGTCCACCAAGCTACAAGCCCCTCCTTGCCTGCCATGGGATTTTGCAGGTGTTAAAGTAGCTACAGCAGGGTTCTTGCTCTCTTGCACTGTTTCATGACTGTAACAGACACATATTAAGAGTGAAACATTAACTTGTAAAAAATAATACAAGAGCTCGACCAAAgtcctctgggtctctgtcataGTCAGTTAACAGGTCCTAGCCCAGGGGATCTCCAGCTTTTTCCAGCCTCCCACTTTGCATAACAGACATCTCCTCATGGACGTACCTCATTCCCAACCATTCAGCCTCCCCCCGCTTGGTTCTCAACATGGTGAACTGAGTGGATAGCAAGGTTGTCTGCATAGCCACTGGAGAGCCATTGCTGTGAGGGTTAAATCGCTCAGCTGTGCTCTTCGCTTTTGCAATACTTAAGAATTATTTTTGTGCTGTTTGCttgttatataagaaaaagccaaacaggaggatGTTTAAACCAAGCCTGTTCCCTTGTTCATAGCGAGATCTCTGGGAATGCAAAGCACCAGACAGTCTTCAACCCAAGACAGAGTTTCCATAAACGTGAGCTACAAGTGTCCCTGTAATGGTGAAAGGCCCCATATTCTATCACCAGGCTCCCCACAGAATTCACTGTTAGAATATTGTGTCTATcattcattcccccccacccccctcgacACACACTCCTGGTCAGTTTCTCAAGCAGAGATGAAAGGTCATGGTTGATCTCACCTGAATTTCTCATACTCCAGCATCACACATGGCCCTCGATCCAGCTGCCACGTCCCATGCACTTCCCACCTCCCGAAGCGCCTGATATCCACGAAGCAGAGGGCTCGGTGTGGGCTCTCCTTGGTGTAAAACCGAAGATGGGCGTGTTTGGGCAGCTCGGCCCCGGAAGCGAGCTTGAAGCTGCCTGACATTCCAAAGCGGAAGACAAGATCCATGGGCTGCTGGAGACCATTctggctcagcccctccctgtccctccctcTGCCAGGGAGCGTGTTCTTCTCCTCTTTGAGTGGCGTCAGGGTCAGCTTGATCTCCTTGCCCCGTGAGGTGGCAGAGATCAGGTACGCGTCGCTCTCAAACAGCACCTCTGGGTTCTTGCTCACTTCAGACTTCTCCACCTTCCCTGAGAAGATGAGCCCTGCACATACCGTGTTGATGTAGCAGCTGGCCAGGTGCAGCTCTGGGCCCTCTGGCATCTTAGACACCTGCCCAAATGAAGGGAAGACCCAGGCATAAGGCAGAGCAGCTACTGTAGCACGTGCATCTTACCAATCAGGACGGGCAGCTCTCTCTGTCCCTGGCTTTGCCGGGCCCGCCTGGCCTGTGAACATGGACCCAACGGCAGGTGTGCAGGGGACAATTGCAAGGCTGAGCCAGTGGACAAGGATACCATTGAGGATGGGTATtagcagagccggctccagggttttggccgccccaagcagcaaaaaaaaaaaaaaaaagccgcgatcatgatctgcggcggcaattcggcgggaggtccttcgctccgagcaggagtgagggaccgtctgccgaattgccgccaaacagctggacgtgccgcccctctccgaagtggccgccccaagcacctgcttggtaagctggtgcctggagccggccctgggaattAGGGACCACCTGGCCATGGGCTGAGCCACCAACCCCTTCCATGAGGAGCCAGTGCACAGCCAGGAAATGGGCACCACCAAGCTGGCCAGGACCAGGAACGGAGATGGGCCCTGGGTCCCCGTGAGACAGGAAGCTCCCCTCAGGAGCCCCTGTACAGGaccagcttccccctccagccagtgttcccccaccccacccccagcacagctcTCCCTCCAGCCAGTATccgcccccccagcctcccccggcAGAGGGCCAGTTTCTCCCCCCCCCGAGAACAGGGCCGGATCCCCCCTCCAGCCATTGCCCCGGCACAGGGCCAGCTTCCCCCCAAGTACAgggccagcttctcccccccccagtctgtcccgcccccctcccgagaacagggccggctcccccCAGCCAGTTTCCCCTTATAACGCTCCCGCCCGAGTTTgcagcggggctggagcagtTACACAACCAGGCACCGCAGCAGGCCGGCTCCGCAGTCCCCGCCCACAaccccagcacagggccagctcccCCCGTTCCCCTCAACCTGTCCCCCCCGCTCCGGGTCCCCCAAAGCCTGTCCCAGCACAGAACCTGCCGGCAGACCCCGCCGCGTACCTGAGCTCCCGCTCGCACTGTTCGCCGGCAGCCGGAGGGTTAAACAGCCCCCCggctgggaggggcggggcagcgcggggcacgatgggagttgtagttccacgggggagcatcagcctacagggtggggagtgggaggtcTCCAGCTCCGCGTGGCTgcctgggaggggctcagggacacgggcagggaatggaattctccccctcctcttccctgtgccTTGTATTCTATggctggctggggaaaggcacCGCACAGGCCCTGACCCCCAACCATCTACTACACGGACACCCCTACACCCCACCGTCCTGCCCTCACCCAGAGCACCTACCACATAGACACCCCCGCATCACATCATCCTGCACGCAGAGCAGCTACCACATGGACACCCCTACACCCTGTGCCCACCCAGAGCAGCTACCACACggacacccctgcaccccaccatCCTGCACCCACCCAGAGCAGCTACCACACggacacccctgcaccccactgtCCTGTGCCCACCCAGAGCAGATACCACATGGACACCCCTACACCCCATCATCCTGCACCCACACCCAACCATCTGCTGCACGGACACCTCTGCATCCCACTGTCCTGCACCCACCTAAAGCAGCTACCACCTCAGCAGCAATGCTGCCGGCTTCCCCGTGCAGATGGGTCACCTCCCTGCCCCGCAGTTAGATTTACCAGAGCCTGCCTGCGGAGCAGTTATTCATAACCTACTTGCTGGGCACAATGTCACAACATGCCCGAGCTTCACTCATAGAGATGatccctctctcttccctccccagcaccatCTAATTTTGCCTCCAGCAGTAGCTTCAGAGACCGACAGAATGAAGCACACTGATGTGTGGTAGCTGTTGTAACATTTACTTTATCTTCTACCACCCAAGCTACTCTTATCCATGTATAACACTAAGGTAAATCTTACCAAGCCATTTGCCACAATATCTTACAGCAGGCAGTTCCACTGGTTAGTTACCTGTTGTGTAACCTAGGCAGTGTGGCTGAGGTGACAGACctctggactaggactcagaactggtttccagtcccagctctgctgctggctgaccttgggcaagtcacttcctgcccactgcctcagtttccccacctgtaaattaggaataatgatactgaccaccTTTTTAAAGTGTGTTGAGATTTACTTCTGAAAGTGTGATAGaagagttaggtattattattaaactATTGTTTGTACCATTTTAATTGTATTGCCTTTCAATTCAATGGAGCACAGCCTTGTTCTTAAAAATACAGGGCTGCCCTGGTCTTTTGCTGTTTAGCAGCAATTTACCAAATTATTTCGGAGTCTGCAGTTAAAATGGTTTCCCACTTCACTGCCTTCGGGCTGTGCTGGCTTTGCTCTAAAGGAGCAACTGCATCATCCCCAAGCTGTGAAGTTCCTGTAAATCAGAGCCCTGAGCTATAGCCGGGAAAGGGGGTTAGCACAACAGGGCACCAGTGGCAGGGGCCAATCTAAACTGAGCACAGCTTAAATGAAGTTAGCAAAACCCAACTGGTCCCTCGATGGCTGTTACCAGAGCTGTGCCTGGGGCAAGGGCTGGACTAGCCAGGGTTGTTACAAGACAAGGCTGGGGTGAGCGAATAGTTTACGGACTTTGCCTATCCTGGCTCTGGTTTCTGCAGAGGTCAGGACTGAAGGAGCAGGAAGGGTGTATGTGGGATGGAGAGACATTGacagagctgcagggggtgggaatAGGTTATAGAGCACCTGCTGGTATGATGAATTTTGCCTGTGGCATCAATCCCTCCTTTCAAATACGAAAGATTTACTCCAGTTATTTAAAGACACATCTCTGCTCCCGGTCTGAGGGTGTCAGAAATGAGGCTGCAGGGGTGACAAGGGAGGCAGCAATGCAAATTAAAACCGCTCCTCGTGGCTTTATTGGATCCCACTGGCAAAATAGGAAACATTACAAATAACTGGCTTCATGTGCCAAGGCCAACCGGAAACGCATGGAGAAATTCACAGACGCACGTTCCTGCTGATCCTTTATTCCATGCACTGAGCTGCCCTGGAAAAGGTGGAAGGAGCATGGGGGGAAGGAAAGACAGACAAGCTGCATTTGTCTCCCAGGTAAGGGGCTCCTTTAAAGGAAGTGGAAAGAACAGAGGCAAAGTGCTTTTAAggggagggatgcgggggagCAAGAAGGGACTAGAGAACGCTCCATCGTGCTTCGGCTGATGAAACTTTCCAACCTCTTATGTACGACTGGCAGAGTCGCCCCAGCCACAGGCATCCTGGATTGCTGCAGGAGTTCAGTCAACGGGTGATGTGGATCTGGCCTAGCCGCAGCATTTGCTGGGCTGCAGCGCGCTAGTCTCCAGAGGAGACCAAGCGCCTGCCCTGGAGTAGTCACAGGAGACAATTCAAGCAGAAGCAAAAGGGCAGATCAGCTCCCTGCAGCTGTTCAGGAACAGAGCCACCAAcaaagggctgggcaggggatttcagggtcTTTCACTGTTAAAGTAGCCTCCAGCCGGCAGGCCTGGGTATTCTCCGGAGGCGTGTTTGTTACACGGCGGCACGGCCCATGGGTTTGGATGCCTTTGTTATGGGAACTCCGAGCTGAAGCTGGTCTTGAGGTGGAGATCTCGTTAGCAGATGCAGAAGCCACCAAGCTCCCATCCACCATTGCTCTGGGGACGGATCCTGGGGTGGGGCTCCTGGAAGCACAAGGGCTTGTGGGCAGGATGGAGGAGGGGCGGGCAGGAGGCTCCACAGCAAGagagctgggcgggggggcagtAGCCAGGAAGAGTGGGAAGAGCAGTCATCAGTTTCAGCTGCAGGGGTCTGAGAAGGGAGGAGATCCCAGTCCAACCTCTGCCCAGGCGGTGTCTGCGGCTGTGTGCAGCGAGGGGCTTCCCCAGCGGAGGAACCGCACCCACCAGCCTCTCCGACGAGCTGCAGAGCAATCAGCCGGCTCCTTCCACGCTCGCTGCCGTCCTCCCGGCTCCTCAGCTGAGAGTTTTCATCATGGCGTGGGCCTGTCTCAGCTCTGAAAGTGGAAGAGGAGACGCAAACAGCCAATGGGGGCAGAGTGACCTGGATCTCAGCAGGGGCGCTGCAGCCAGTTCCCAATTCACCAGTCACAGCAGGGCAGAGAATAACCTCTGCGCTGTGAGCAGGAACAGAGAAATGACACGACATGGAGACAGCCGATCTCTGCCCCGGCCAGTAGGGAGAGCAGTGGGGACACAGGAGAGGAAGCACCAGCTGGCAGGGCGGGGACGAGGCGAGCGATTCCAAGTTGCCCGTCTGTCATCTACTCACCTGCCAGTAAGACCCGGAACTTCTCTGCCGACACGGTCATGGCAAAGGGCTCCGTCACGCCTCGGTCTCCGTTTCGCACGGTGAACTTCAGGTGCACAAGGGGCTCATAGACCGGCTGGAGCTCGCTGGAGCTGAGCGTGTGATCCACCCTCCAGGACACAGAGTCCAGACGGTTCACTGAGGACAGAGGCAGAGCCAGTCTCAGGTTTGCACTGTCAGTGTAAAACACTCTCTATGCAGAAGCTGGCGATATGGATTTAGGaagcatttttcaaaagcattaagCGGCTCCACccacccctgaaatgcagccacctctggtgtgTGCAACACAGCAACTGTCTTACCAGCCCACAGCGACAATGTAAGACATTACAGGAAGGAAATGTCTCCAGTTGAAATAACAAGGGAGTTTAGGTCCGTGGAGTGGAGCCCTCCGAGATGGGGTGTGGCTGGGATAACGCAGCTAACACCCCTCGTTGCAAAGATTCCCATGAGTCCAAGCGGTTAGCACCGCCTCAGCTCTGTCTCTCTTTATGGCCAAGAAAGATAACGCAGAAGGCAGTGCACCACCTAGTGCATCACCTGCACCACTCCCTGCTGCACTTGGATTGTCCCGGAGGTGAACTAACCTGACCAGATCCTAACCTGTCGGGCTGACAAGGTCACAGCCCAAGGGggtcagacaacagggttctggtcccagctccTGGTCATCCCCTCGGTTGCTGCTGAAAACCCATCTGCCCTCAGCAAACTCTGATCCTATCCCACAGTCCTCAGGAGCAAGTTCTTCCCAGGAAGTCCCAGAGGAGAATGGCTGGGAAAGTCCTATTGAACTTCCCTCCATGGACACAGGGGAAGAGctagaggggtgggggcagtgggtgcCAGCCTGTACCCCTGCTGAAGGGGCATCTCCCATCCGCTGCCTGGAGCAGTGTCAGGTTTGCACAGCCAGAGGGAGAACACTTACATCTCAGGCTGCGTGTCCTCAGGCTGTCCTGCAGGGGGCTCTGTTTCTCCTCATAGGACCGGCACAATCCTGTGGCATGTTCTACAAAACAAGGAGACCAAGAAACCACCCACCAATGAGCATCAGATGGGTCCCTGCACAACGCGACTTTGGTTCCAACAAGCTCAGAAGGGACCCTGGCtgcaaactgctgagctgggctgtTTAGCAGGGGGACTCTAGCAGGATGCTGACACTGGGGCACACGTGGGATAACGGGGGGACGATGGTACCATAGGGCATTTCAGTCAGAAGATGGCCCAGCTACTGCTCTGAAGTCTTTCCTGCTGGTTGACACAGCGAGTTCTAACTTCTCGCTGATGGGAGAATGCGGGAGACACGCAACCCAGCAGCGAtcgcctcctcccccagagagCCAACGTACTGAACTCCACACAGTGCTGGAGCAAGGGTGGAAGGATACAGTTATCCAGGGTTACAGCCTAGTGCATGGGGTAGACAgactctgctccgctccccagcGCCCTCCTCTGGCTGACGTCGCACAAGACAGTCGGGCTGCTGCTACTGATCCCAAGGCTCCCCAGTGCGCTGCAGCCCTCTCCGAGGGACCCATCCCCTGGCACTTCCCCTACCTTTGGGCAGCCCCAGCTGTTGCAGCTCGCTGGACAGAGAGTCGCTGTCTACGCTGTGTTTGGCTGCACTGGAGAGGATGAAGCTGAGCACAGCAATAGTGGCCTTCACATCCCCGGActctggagagaggaggagaaaccTTTGGGACTCTGTATGGCAGCAGGGCTCTTCCCTGCAGGGAGGCAGCTTTGACAGACCCATACAATTGACGTAGGATCCAACAGCCCTTGACGTGGCCTGTCCTTTGCAGTTCATCATCTGCAAGAGACTAGAGAGGGTGCACGGACAGACGCCACCTCGCACTGGGCCACGAGGGGCAGCAGGGAAACAGGCAGAAAGAGCTGGGCTCATTGTCACCAACCTGGGTAAGAAGCAGTGATGGGCAGGGGactatgtgtgtgttggggaaggggAGTCAATGCAACCGGCAGGGCTCAAAACAGGTTAGGATTTAAACAAGCCTGGGACAGGCAGGGGTTAAGTCTAACTAGAATCAATTGATGCTAGGGATCCAAATACTAATAATGGCCAAGGACCTGTACAAGCGAACACGTAGCtcgtggcaagctggggtgtaaagcTACCCTGCCCTAGCGAGCTGCGCACTGTCCGTGAGGACCCTGCTGCCGCGGACTAACAGCTCCCTAGGGCACTTTCCCCGACTGTTTCCAAGCAGGGCAGCTTCCA
Proteins encoded:
- the NEIL1 gene encoding endonuclease 8-like 1, translating into MPEGPELHLASCYINTVCAGLIFSGKVEKSEVSKNPEVLFESDAYLISATSRGKEIKLTLTPLKEEKNTLPGRGRDREGLSQNGLQQPMDLVFRFGMSGSFKLASGAELPKHAHLRFYTKESPHRALCFVDIRRFGRWEVHGTWQLDRGPCVMLEYEKFRENVLRNLSDKAFNKPICEALLNQKFFNGIGNYLRAEILYRLKIPPFEKARTVLEALQHRKQQSPDLTLSKKVKLKRENPDLLELCHAVPMEVIHMGGKGYSPEPSDDAAAFEEWLQCYCVPGMRSLRDGNGRTIWFQGEPGPMAPKGEKSRKRRLRVNADPEPPSPKVTKPVPTRSSKGSSSQEKVAKRSGRKKGKEPVQGAENTKANEARKPNARSRRKASASQESPTSEAPAADRKRQASARRSTGAATAAPRSRRVKAE
- the COMMD4 gene encoding COMM domain-containing protein 4 isoform X1 — encoded protein: MSPALSACFPAAPRGPVRGGVCPCTLSSLLQMMNCKGQATSRAVGSYVNCMGLSKLPPCREEPCCHTESQRFLLLSPESGDVKATIAVLSFILSSAAKHSVDSDSLSSELQQLGLPKEHATGLCRSYEEKQSPLQDSLRTRSLRLNRLDSVSWRVDHTLSSSELQPVYEPLVHLKFTVRNGDRGVTEPFAMTVSAEKFRVLLAELRQAHAMMKTLS
- the COMMD4 gene encoding COMM domain-containing protein 4 isoform X2, whose protein sequence is MRFRFCGDLDCPDWVLAEISTLAKISSVKLKLICGQVLKDLQGEGIDYEKILKLTSDAKFESGDVKATIAVLSFILSSAAKHSVDSDSLSSELQQLGLPKEHATGLCRSYEEKQSPLQDSLRTRSLRLNRLDSVSWRVDHTLSSSELQPVYEPLVHLKFTVRNGDRGVTEPFAMTVSAEKFRVLLAELRQAHAMMKTLS